One Anas platyrhynchos isolate ZD024472 breed Pekin duck chromosome 2, IASCAAS_PekinDuck_T2T, whole genome shotgun sequence DNA segment encodes these proteins:
- the ENKUR gene encoding enkurin — translation MAAPESIYNLLPRLQEPPARPPRYISTFRPSVKQEIEKSKAQWKTMGPAKVAVPSPKNFLKKHSKEPKLPARKKEQDSKKLPALSVPRRTDHPVMGIQSKKNFINTNAVAAITGLPKKPQPIYVDRRQGDKYLLETSGLVPKYIKKKDYGITPKYVTQRTEETKKAQKDYETQVLECLKKKAMKQLSDEERENLLQGLKKNWEEVHHEFQCLSVEIDTIPKKLHKAKLESQMKQLEHDIDVIEKHKVIYIANK, via the exons ATGGCGGCCCCGGAGAGCATCTATaacctcctgccccgcctgcagGAGCCGCCCGCCAGGCCGCCCAG GTATATATCAACATTTAGACCGTCTGTGAAACAAGAAATAGAGAAAAGTAAAGCTCAGTGGAAAACTATGGGGCCAGCAAAAGTTGCGGTGCCGTCTCCaaaaaactttctgaagaaacaTTCAAAGGAACCCAAGCTACCAGCGA gaaaaaaagaacaggatagTAAGAAATTGCCTGCATTATCAGTCCCACGGAGGACAGATCACCCAGTTATGGGAATTCAGAGTAAAAAgaattttataaatacaaatgcAGTTGCTGCTATCACAGGATTGCCGAAAAAGCCTCAACCTATTTATGTTGATAGAAGACAAGGAGACAAATATCTGCTTGAAACTTCAGGACTTGTTCCaaaatatattaagaaaaag GATTATGGTATTACACCAAAATATGTGACACAGAGaactgaagaaacaaagaaagctcAGAAAGATTATGAGACCCAGGTCTTGGAGTGTCTCAAGAAAAAAGCCATGAAGCAGTTATCTgatgaagaaagggaaaatcttCTACAG GGGCTGAAAAAGAACTGGGAGGAAGTGCATCATGAATTTCAGTGTCTTTCGGTAGAAATAGACACCATACCCAAGAAGTTGCATAAAGCAAAGCTGGAATCACAGATGAAACAACTGGAGCATGACATAGATGTAATTGAGAAGCATAAAGTTATCTACATTGCAAATAAGTAA